A DNA window from Betta splendens chromosome 6, fBetSpl5.4, whole genome shotgun sequence contains the following coding sequences:
- the LOC114856904 gene encoding cocaine esterase-like translates to MKFSWKQTLLIVASVFFLCVAADTRAPEVHTELGRLRGQYVSVKGKETGVHAYLGVPFAKPPVGPALRLAAPQPVEGWEGVKDATQQPAMCVQHKHHVKKLYDKLEDIFPIVSDISEDCLYLNIYTPANRAHDAKLPVMVWIHGGAFTMGSASMYDGSALAAYQDVVVVLIQYRLGLLGFLSTGDQHMPGNVGLLDQVQALRWIQQHIHNFGGDPGLVTVFGESAGGISVSLLLLSPLSHGLFHRAIAESGTAAMDAFVSNNPSPMLQMVANASGCSHESTKKIADCIRNLDIDTIVTIGKDDNLIPSINVDGNFLTKPVEELFRGHELLTVPFMTGVNDDEVGWMIAHFFGPQNWTEGMDRKQITKTLSVFFPDPKHAVTIDLIIDEYIGTNEDRVKNRDGFTELLGDILFTIPVIKTSNAHRDAGGAVYLYEYQHPPTLLQKKRPSFVRADHADELPIVFGLCFTTTHVKLSDPCPKEEEELSKTMMSYWGNFARTGSPNGDGLAHWPQYGAGEDYLAIGLKQQVTRQHLKKNRFVFMTQTLIEMIQQLEEKMERSEL, encoded by the exons ATGAAGTTTAGTTGGAAACAAACTTTACTCATTGTAgcgtctgtgtttttcctgtgtgtggctgcagacacacgTG CACCTGAAGTGCACACGGAGCTGGGGCGTCTGAGAGGTCAGTACGTCAGTGTTAAGGGGAAGGAGACTGGGGTCCATGCCTACCTGGGGGTCCCCTTTGCCAAGCCCCCTGTAGGTCCTGCTCTGAGACTGGCTGCACCTCAACCTGTAGAGGGATGGGAAGGAGTGAAAGATGCCACCCAGCAGCCAGCCAT GTGTGTTCAACACAAACATCATGTGAAAAAACTTTATGATAAACTTGAAGACATTTTTCCAATAGTTTCAGACATTTCCGAAGACTGTCTCTACCTCAACATTTACACGCCTGCAAACAGAGCTCATGATGCAAAACTCCCA GTCATGGTTTGGATCCATGGTGGAGCATTTACTATGGGCTCAGCTTCTATGTATGATGGATCTGCACTGGCTGCGTAccaggatgtggttgtggttttgATCCAGTATCGCTTAGGACTTCTGGGATTTCTCAG CACTGGAGATCAACACATGCCTGGAAACGTTGGTTTGCTGGACCAGGTACAAGCTCTGAGGTGgatccagcagcacattcacaacTTTGGTGGAGATCCAGGTTTAGTCACTGTATTTGGAGAGTCTGCAGGTGGGATCAGTGTGTCCTTGTTG CTTCTCTCACCGTTGTCTCATGGGTTGTTCCATCGTGCCATTGCTGAGAGTGGAACTGCTGCCATGGATGCATTTGTATCAAATAACCCTTCACCAATGCTGCAG ATGGTGGCAAATGCATCTGGTTGTAGCCATGAAAGCACAAAGAAGATCGCTGATTGTATTAGAAACCTGGATATTGACACTATTGTGACCATTGGGAAG GATGATAATTTGATACCTTCTATAAATGTTGATGGAAACTTCCTGACaaaacctgtggaggagctgttccGTGGACATGAACTTCTCACTGTTCCATTCATGACTggtgtgaatgatgatgaagtAGGATGGATGATTGCACAT TTCTTTGGTCCTCAAAACTGGACAGAGGGAATGGATCGAAAGCAGATCACGAAGACACTCTCGGTTTTCTTTCCTGAT CCCAAACATGCAGTCACCATAGATCTGATAATAGATGAATATATTGGAACCAATGAAGATCGTGTGAAGAATAGAGACGGGTTCACTGAGCTGCTAGGAGACATTTTGTTTACTATTCCAGTCATTAAGACATCTAATGCCCACAGAG atgcaggtggtgctgtttACCTGTATGAATACCAGCATCCTCCCACACTCCTGCAGAAGAAAAGGCCAAGCTTTGTTCGGGCTGATCATGCAGATGAACTTCCTATAGTGTTTGGACTCTGTTTCACAACTACTCATGTCAAACTATCTG ACCCATGTcctaaagaggaggaagagttaaGCAAAACCATGATGAGCTACTGGGGGAACTTTGCCCGTACAGG gtctcctAATGGTGACGGTCTTGCTCACTGGCCACAgtatggagcaggagaagactaCCTGGCCATTGgtttgaagcagcaggtcaccCGTCAGCATCTGAAGAAGAACCGCTTTGTCTTCATGACTCAGACGCTTATAGAAATGATTCAGCAACTcgaggagaagatggagcgcAGCGAGCTGTAG
- the LOC121202307 gene encoding carboxylesterase 4A-like, which translates to MSTMKFSRKQTLLIVASVFFLCVAADLHAPEVHTKLGSLRSQYVSVKGKETGVHAYLGVPFAKPPVGPALRLAAPQPVEGWEGVKDATQQPPITGDQHMPGNVGLLDQVQALRWIQQHIHSFGGDPGLVTVGGQAAGGISASLLLLSLLSHGLFHRAIAESGSAAMHTVVSNNPLPMMQIVANASGCSHESTERIADCIRNLDINTIVTIGKVFAPQNWTKGLDREQITKTLSV; encoded by the exons ATGTCGACCATGAAGTTCAGTAGGAAACAAACTTTACTCATAGTAgcgtctgtgtttttcctctgtgtggctgcagacctACATG CACCTGAAGTGCACACTAAGCTGGGGAGTCTGAGAAGTCAGTATGTCAGTGTTAAGGGGAAGGAGACTGGGGTCCATGCCTACCTGGGGGTCCCCTTTGCCAAGCCCCCTGTAGGTCCTGCTCTGAGACTGGCTGCACCTCAACCTGTAGAGGGATGGGAAGGAGTGAAAGATGCCACCCAGCAGCCGCCCAT CACTGGAGATCAACACATGCCTGGAAACGTTGGTTTGCTGGACCAGGTACAAGCTCTGAGGTGgatccagcagcacattcacagcTTTGGTGGAGATCCAGGTTTAGTCACCGTAGGTGGACAGGCTGCAGGTGGGATCAGTGCATCCTTGCTG CTTCTCTCACTGTTGTCTCATGGGTTGTTCCATCGTGCCATTGCTGAGAGTGGAAGTGCTGCCATGCACACAGTTGTCTCAAATAACCCTTTACCGATGATGCag ATTGTGGCAAATGCATCTGGTTGTAGCCATGAAAGCACAGAGAGGATCGCTGATTGTATTAGAAACCTGGATATTAACACTATTGTGACCATTGGGAAG GTTTTTGCTCCTCAAAACTGGACAAAAGGACTGGATCGAGAGCAGATCACAAAGacactgtctgtctga
- the LOC114856907 gene encoding cocaine esterase-like produces the protein MLRQGFRTLSDFAESRVLNMKFSVKKTLLSLASVFFLCVAADEHAPEVHTQLGSLRGQYVSVKGKETGVHAYLGVPFAKPPVGPALRLAAPQPVEGWEGVKDATQQPAMCVQNRQILVDISRHLGDVFQVIPDISEDCLYLNIYTPANRAHDAKLPVMVWIHGGGFTFGSASTSDGSAMAAYQDVVVVLIQYRLGILGFVSTGDQHMPGNVGLLDQVQALRWIQQHIHSFGGDPGLVTVGGQSAGGISASLLPLSPLSHGLFHRAIAESGTAAMGAYVSNNPLPMMQIVANVSGCSHESTEKIADCIRNLSKDTIVTIGKDVNFTPSITVDGHFLTKPVEELFNKHEVLTVPFMTGVNDDEGGWMIPHILGLQNWTEGMDREQIKKTLSVFFPGPKLAVVRDFIIDEYIGTGEDRVKNRDGFTEILGDILFTIPAIKTVNAHRDAGGAVFLYEYQHPPKGLQEQRPSFVGTDHADELLTVTGTCFTTTHVKLSEPCPKEEEELSKTMMSYWGNFARTGSPNGDGLAHWPQYGAGEDYLAIGLKQQVTRQHLKKNRFVFMTQTLPEKIKQLKEKMERSES, from the exons atgttgAGGCAAGGCTTCAGAACACTTTCTGATTTTGCAGAGTCCAGAGTGTTGAACATGAAGTTCAGTGTTAAAAAAACTTTACTCAGTCTAGCATCTGTAtttttcctctgtgtggctgcagacgaACATG CCCCTGAAGTGCACACTCAGCTGGGGAGTCTGAGAGGTCAGTATGTTAGTGTTAAGGGGAAGGAGACTGGGGTCCATGCCTACCTGGGGGTCCCCTTTGCCAAGCCCCCTGTAGGTCCTGCTCTGAGACTGGCTGCACCTCAACCTGTAGAGGGATGGGAAGGAGTGAAAGATGCCACCCAGCAGCCAGCCAT GTGTGTTCAAAACAGACAGATTCTTGTAGACATTTCTCGTCATCTTGGAGATGTGTTCCAAGTCATTCCAGACATTTCAGAAGACTGTCTCTACCTCAACATTTACACGCCTGCAAACAGAGCTCATGATGCCAAACTCCCA GTCATGGTTTGGATCCATGGTGGAGGATTTACTTTTGGCTCAGCTTCTACGTCTGATGGATCTGCAATGGCTGCTTAccaggatgtggttgtggttttAATCCAGTATCGCTTAGGAATTCTGGGATTTGTCAg CACTGGAGATCAACACATGCCTGGAAACGTTGGTTTGCTGGACCAGGTACAAGCTCTGAGGTGgatccagcagcacattcacagcTTTGGTGGAGATCCAGGTTTAGTCACCGTAGGTGGACAGTCTGCAGGTGGGATCAGTGCATCCTTGCTG CCTCTCTCACCGTTGTCTCATGGGTTGTTCCATCGTGCCATTGCTGAGAGTGGAACTGCTGCCATGGGTGCATATGTGTCAAATAATCCTTTACCGATGATGCAG ATTGTGGCAAATGTATCTGGCTGTAGCCATGAAAGCACAGAGAAGATCGCTGATTGTATTAGAAACCTGAGTAAGGACACTATTGTAACCATTGGGAAG GATGTTAATTTTACACCTTCTATAACTGTTGACGGACACTTCCTGACaaaacctgtggaggagctgttcaATAAACATGAAGTTCTCACTGTTCCATTCATGACCggtgtgaatgatgatgaaggtggatggatgattCCACAT ATTCTTGGCCTTCAAAACTGGACAGAGGGAATGGACCGAGAGCAGATCAAAAAGAcattgtctgttttctttccagGT CCCAAACTTGCAGTTGTCAGAGATTTCATAATAGATGAATACATTGGAACTGGTGAAGATCGTGTGAAGAACAGAGACGGGTTCACTGAGATACTAGGAGACATTTTGTTTACTATTCCAGCCATTAAGACGGTCAATGCCCACAGAG atgcaggtggtgctgttttCCTGTATGAGTACCAGCATCCTCCCAAAGGTCTGCAGGAACAAAGACCAAGCTTTGTTGGGACTGATCATGCAGATGAACTTCTTACAGTCACAGGAACTTGCTTCACAACTACTCATGTCAAACTATCTG AGCCATGTcctaaagaggaggaagagttaaGCAAAACCATGATGAGCTACTGGGGGAACTTTGCCCGTACAGG gtctcctAATGGTGACGGTCTTGCTCACTGGCCAcaatatggagcaggagaagactaCCTGGCCATTGgtttgaagcagcaggtcaccCGTCAGCATCTGAAGAAGAACCGCTTTGTCTTCATGACTCAGACACTTCCAGAGAAGATCAAGCAACTTAAGGAGAAGATGGAGCGCAGCGAGTCGTAG